The Diadema setosum chromosome 4, eeDiaSeto1, whole genome shotgun sequence genome window below encodes:
- the LOC140227408 gene encoding G-protein coupled receptor GRL101-like yields the protein MWILGVSALLGNLAVVILRMISKPATITASVQCTLISNLAFSDFLMGVYMVLLAFMDLYVGKSYFWAGKADDWRSSIPCQVAGFVSVLSSEASVFLITLISVDRFIGVMFPFTQRRLSIVGSRVAVCVIWSVAFLLALTGTVLNYINPDAYLLSDVCVGLPLIRNPAGILVESNPSIMNRYSVSLINTRATYYVSTGLFAIVLFLGINLASFIIIFLCYAAIFIKARLVRAQAGRTDKANQEIKLALKMSLIVATDFFCWVPIITIGILVQAAGVRVSPDVYAWLVVFVLPVNSSINPFLYTILEMLRK from the coding sequence ATGTGGATTCTTGGAGTCAGTGCATTGCTCGGTAATCTTGCAGTGGTTATTTTGAGGATGATTAGCAAGCCCGCAACCATAACAGCAAGTGTCCAGTGCACCTTGATTTCAAACCTAGCTTTTTCTGACTTCCTCATGGGTGTCTACATGGTTCTGCTGGCGTTCATGGATCTTTATGTAGGTAAATCGTACTTCTGGGCCGGGAAAGCCGATGACTGGCGATCTAGTATTCCATGTCAAGTTGCTGGTTTCGTTTCGGTGTTGAGTAGTGAGGCTTCTGTGTTTCTCATCACCCTTATATCTGTTGATCGCTTCATCGGCGTTATGTTTCCATTCACCCAGCGGCGTCTGAGCATTGTCGGATCGCGAGTTGCAGTCTGTGTCATATGGTCAGTGGCCTTTCTGCTTGCCCTGACGGGGACCGTATTGAACTATATCAATCCAGATGCCTACTTACTAAGTGATGTGTGTGTAGGATTGCCCTTGATCCGTAATCCTGCAGGCATCCTTGTTGAATCGAATCCCAGCATAATGAATCGTTACAGCGTATCCCTCATCAACACCAGGGCTACCTACTACGTCTCCACAGGTCTCTTCGCCATTGTCTTGTTTCTTGGCATCAATCTTGCGAGTTTTATCATTATCTTTCTTTGCTATGCTGCAATCTTTATCAAGGCTCGTCTTGTTCGTGCCCAGGCTGGGCGTACGGACAAAGCCAACCAAGAAATCAAACTGGCCTTGAAGATGTCCCTCATTGTGGCGACCGATTTTTTCTGTTGGGTTCCGATTATAACCATAGGCATTCTTGTCCAGGCAGCAGGTGTCCGGGTGTCTCCAGACGTATACGCCTGGCTAGTTGTCTTTGTCCTACCAGTAAATTCATCAATCAATCCTTTCCTATATACCATTCTTGAAATGTTGAGAAAGTAA